The nucleotide window ATAACTTGGTAAAAACATAACACCAACTTTGACAATCTCCTCTCAGCAGCCGCTCTGCCTTACGTGAGATCATCAATGCTGATCATCTTGGTCccatcaaatgcttctcacaaaGAAGTTTTGGGAACTATACCAAAAAAACTACTATTGCAATGCTTTGCTAAGTCAATGGTCAtcacagagaagcactgaatCCGTTGTTTCTCCAAGAAAAGCATTAGCAGTGTTCTCTCTGTCAACATGCTCTGCGTGGCGACACAAAATGTGACATTGAATCAGTCTGCTACCAgtctggcagccactagaggcatcatTTGGGGAAAATTGAAACAATGCAATTtatcaaaaaaactaaacaaaaaaagaaaactgataACGTCTCGAAAACGTATCCATTTCAATGAGATCAAGAGACTCTGGTGCTTAGTGTGTTCGTTTTAAACTATaccctggcttttttttttttttttagctgaatGGGTTAATCTAGTATCGCGGAAAAATGCCTCCCCCAAAGAAAACACCTCATGAGATATCTTAGGCTACAATCAGGGATGGACACACAAACAACCCACCACTTGAAACATAATCCTTATGAGTTTTCCTTGGAATCACACAATAGCACCATTTAAATTTTATGTGGTGTCATATCTCTAGTTCAATAAAGTGGAGGAGTACAGAAACAGGTGTTAAGATTTAAAAGTATCTGTAGGTTCCGTACTGTAGGACCTTAATCaacacagtgtttttttttactttttgatttCACTACAATTTTAATAGTGCTCAGCTTTACACGGTCAGATTTCCAACACTGAACGAAGCCACGGGGAGTAGCACATGCTGAAAGGTCATCTATCCATAGCATTTTATTAATTCAAAACTCAGCACACGCAGTGACAGAATAATCTGCCTTATAAAACAGAGAATCACGGAGAAACCAAAACTACAGAAATGACAGCACATCAAAATGTACTTATTTGCCTGCATTGCATGGCATTCTGAGAGAGTTCTAAAGAGTTCTTTCAAGGCTGCTGTGTCTTcggtaagtttattttatttggtgTATGATATCTAAATACACAAATTTGAGAATTTACTTTAAAGTTTCACCCTGATGCCACAAGAGCAGCGATTCCTAAACcggtcctaaaaaaaaaaacacatgctgATTTACGCAGTATCCCTGTTGGAGATgtctaaatcctggactattgGCATGCCCAGGACCACTGCTCTAGAGCACTTTAAATCTGCTGATTCTCaggatacagacacatactcttAAAACACTGTTCATCATATCCGTGaatacatatacactgcactcacacagtgGTCCCTTGCATGCAGGAAATCCATGAGTTCTTCAGTACATTCCTCCTCTGTATGGGAGCGTGAGTTAACCCGGGACTCGCACAAATCCGTCTTCTCCTTCGCCTTTACACATTTCTCGGTCTGctcacagagctccctcactGTAGTTAAAGGATCCTGATATGATAAAGCCAGATAAGCAGGTTTAAAATAAAACCCAGTAAAATGCTTACTTCtagcaatttatacatacatacataaaaataattaGTATAGCAGATATAATggaacagaaggaaaaaaaaact belongs to Pelobates fuscus isolate aPelFus1 chromosome 7, aPelFus1.pri, whole genome shotgun sequence and includes:
- the LOC134568988 gene encoding cytochrome b-c1 complex subunit 6, mitochondrial, with the translated sequence MVLEMEKVLAGEPEEEEAEEEEEEDLVDPLTTVRELCEQTEKCVKAKEKTDLCESRVNSRSHTEEECTEELMDFLHARDHCVAHKLFKHLK